TCGGTCACACCGGCGCACTCCAGCACGGCGCGGACGGCGCCACCGGCGATCACACCGGTACCCGGGCTGGCCGGGCGCAGCATGACCACACCGGCCGCGGCCTCACCCTGAACCGGGTGGGTCACGGTGCCGCCGATCATCGGGACGCGGAAGAAGCTCTTGCGAGCCTCCTCGACACCCTTCTGGATCGCCGCCGGAACTTCCTTGGCCTTGCCGTAGCCGACACCGACCATGCCCTGGCCGTCGCCGACCACCACGAGAGCGGTGAAGCTGAAGCGGCGGCCACCCTTGACCACCTTCGACACGCGGTTGATGGTCACCACGCGCTCGAGGTGATTGCGCTCCTCGCGCTCACCCCGGCCGCCGCGGTTGTCCCGGCGGTCGCCGCGGCCGCGACGCTCGCCGCCGCCGCGGTTGTCGTTGCTGTTGTTGGCGCCGGCGGGTCCGTTTCCGCCGTCACGCTGACGTCCGGGCATCAGAGGTCCCCTCCGTTGGTCTTCGTCATGTTGGTCTTCATCATCAGAACGCCAGGCCTCCCTCGCGGGCGGCATCGGCCAGGGCGGCGATGCGCCCGTGGTAGGCCTTGCCACCGCGGTCGAAGACCACGGTGTCGATGCCTGCGGCCTTGGCGCGCTGGGCGACGAGCTCGCCGACCTTGGCGGCCTGCGCGGACTTGTCGCCGCCGGCGGCGCGGACGTCGGCCTCGATCGAGCTGGCGGCGGCCAGGGTGTGGCCGGTCAGGTCGTCGATCACCTGGACGTGGATGTGCCGGCTGCTGCGCTTGACGGCCAGGCGCGGACGCTCGGCGGTGCCGTTGACCTTCTTGCGCAGGCGGAAGTGACGACGGTTGGTCGCGGTGCGGCGACGGGTCGACACGTCCTTGCCGATGGGCTTGCGAACGGTTGCTTCACTCATGTCTTACTTACCCGTCTTTCCGACCTTGCGGCGGATCTGCTCACCCTCGTAGCGAATGCCCTTGCCCTTGTACGGGTCCGGGCGACGCAGGCGGCGGATGTTCGCCGAGATCTGGCCGACTTGCTGCTTGTCGATACCCGAGACCGAGAACTTGGTCGGGGACTCCACCGCGAAGGTGATGCCCTCCGGCGCCTCGATCGGCACGGGGTGGCTGTAGCCGAGGGCGAACTCGAGGTCCTTGCCCTTGGCCTGGACGCGGTAACCGACACCGAAGATCTCCATCTTGGTGGTGTAACCCTTGGTCACACCCTCCACGAGGTTGGCGATCAGCGAGCGGTTGAGGCCGTGGAGCGCGCGGTTGCGACGCTCGTCGTTCGGCCGGGTCACCACGATGGCGTTCTCTTCGACGGCGACAGCGATCGGCTCGGTGACGCTGAGGTTCAGTTCGCCCTTGGGGCCCTTGACCTTCACGTCCTGGCCGTCGATGTTCACCTCGACGCCGGCGGGGATTTCGATGGGGTTCTTACCAATACGCGACATCTGTTTCGCTCCTACCAGACGTAAGCGAGGACTTCGCCGCCCACGCCCTGGTTGGCTGCCTGGCGATCGGTGAGCAGACCGGACGACGTGGAGATGATGGCCACGCCGAGGCCGCCCAGGACCTTGGGCAGGTTGGTGGACTTTGCGTACACGCGCAGACCCGGCTTGGAGACACGGCGGAGACCGGCGATGCTGCGCTCGCGGCTCGGGCCGTACTTCAGGGTCACGGTGAGCTTCTTGCCGACTTCGGCATCCTCGACCTTGTAGTCGGTGATGTAGCCCTCGCGCTTGAGGATCTCGGCGATGTTCACCTTGATCTTCGACGAGGGCAGCGACACCTCGTCGTGGTACGCCGAATTGGCGTTACGCAGACGCGTCAGAAAGTCTGCGATCGGGTCAGTCATGGTCATGGTTGACCGTCAACCTTTCTCGTAGCGGTTCCCATACAGCGAGAAGTGCCCGATTCCTCGGGGCGCTTGCCGGTGGGCCTTCCACGAAGTGGATAGTTGTGCAAGGTTCATCCCGGGCGATCGCTCACCCGGTGACCTTGTCCGGTTCCATTGGCTTTTCGCCGGGACCGGAAAAGGTATGAAGTTGTGGCTCCCGGGGGCACACTTCACCCGGGCAACCGCTCTAGTGTAGGAAACCCGAGGCCGTCATACCAAATCGGCCCCCGCGACGGTCGGGTGCCCCTCGCCGATCGAGCCTGTCGAAACCCCGGGGCCGGTGACCACATACGCGACACGACCGACGGACCTTCTCACGCGTCACGGCGCACACACTCGACGACGCCCTGGCCTGACTCCCTAGTCTGGCGGGGAGGTCCGTGGGTGAGGACCAGATAGGCGACACCGTGGGCGGACCTTCCCACGTGCCACAGTGCGCCACCGGGAACGGCACGTCGTGGCCGGTCGCGCAACCGGGTGTCCACAGGGCGGGGCGTGTCTCGGGGTTGTCCACAGATTACGCAGGTGAGGGGTTACGCCGGACGATGCGCCCGGTCAAGGTCGGTGCATGACGGTCACCACGGAACCCGCACTGGATCCGACGCCCACGGACGAGCCGGCCTATGCGACAGCGCTGGCCGAACTGCTCGGCCGGCAGGAGGGCGTCGCGACCCGCGCGCAGTTGCTGGCGGCCGGAGTCCCGGCGTCGTACCTGCGCAGGAAGTTGCGCCGCGGCGAGTGGACCGCCCGGCACCACGGCGTGTACGTGACCCACAACGGACCGCTGACATGGGTGCAGCGCGCGTGGGCCGCGACGCTGGCCACCTCGCCGTCGGCGCTCAGTCACGAGTGCGCGATCCGCGCGGCGGGCGGACCGATCGGCGCCGCGCGCGACGATGCGCCGATCCATCTCGCCGTCGCCGATCACCGCCACCTCCCTGCACGCGACGGCATGGTCGTGCACTACCGGGGCAAGCTCGGTGCACGGGCCCTCCTCGACGCGGCGCCGCCCCGGCTGCGCGTCGAGCACGCCTACCTGGAACTCGCCGCGGAGGCGACGGACGAGACGACGGCGATCGCGCACCTCACCGCCGCGGTGCAGTCGCGCCTCACCCGGGCCGACAAACTGCTCGCCGCACTCGAGTCGAGGCCGACTCTGCCGCGCCGCGCCTTCCTCCGGTCGGTGCTGGGAGACGTCGCGAAAGGCACCTGCTCGGTGCTGGAACACGCGTACCTCACCGGGGTCGAGCGCGCCCACGGCCTGCCCGAACCCGTCCGGCAGGCTCCGACCGGGACCGGCCGCCCAGGTTTCCGCGATCTCGACTACCCCGAATGGGGACTGATCATCGAGCTCGACGGCCGCCTCGGGCACGACGACTCCGTCGCCCGCACCCGCGACTTCGAGCGCGACCTGGACGCGGCGGTCGGCGCGCGCCGCCGCACGGTCCGGCTCTGCTATGCGCAGGCCACCACGAGCGCGTGCGCGACGGCGGTCAAGATCGGCGCGCTCCTGCGGCAGGGCGGCTGGCCCGGAACCCCGGCCCCCTGCACCTCGAAGACCTGCCCCGCCCGCTCTTGACGCAGATGGCCTGGCCTGGTTTCCACCCCACCCGTGCGCCATGGACGACGGCACTTCCCATCCGTCGCACCGGGGCAAACCCCGGGGCTGGTGACCAGTATCGGGTCACCAGCCCCGGGGCTCCCACGGAATCAGCGCACGGGCGGGTCGGCGGGCAGGACGTGCTCGCCGGAGCGGTCGCACGCCAGGGCCAGCGACGAGATGTACTGCTTCTCGCCGCCGGGGCCGGGCAGGGCCGAGGCCAGCATGTCGGGGCGCTCGAACTCGGTCTGCGTCACGCAGCACCACAGCTTGGCGTCGCTGGGGTTGCCGTACTCGTCGTACATCGGCAGATCGATGCCGTCGTCACCGCGGCGCAGGTAGTAGCGGCCCTTGGTCGCCACCGCGAGGGCCGGCGGGAGGATCACAGCGATGCCGGCGGCGAACAGCGGGGAGAACGGCTGCACGCCGTCGCCGAAGACCCCGAAGAACACCATGATCGACACCCCGGCGGCGACGATCACCGACACGAAGCCGACCGGGTTGACCGCGTACAGCATGCCGCGGCGGAACTCCGGCGCCTTGGGGCTGATCTTCAGCAGGTACTTGTTGACGACGATGTCGGTCGCGACCACGACGATCCAGGCGATACCGCAGTTGGCGTAGAAGTTGAGCAGCTGCGACAGGAAGCTGAACATGTCGGCCTCCATCAGCGCCAGCGCGATCGCCAGGTTCACCACCACGAACACCAGGCGGCCCGGATAGGTCTTGGTGACGCGGGTGAACGAGTTGGTCCAGGCCAGCGACCCCGAGTAGGCGTTGGTGACGTTGATCTTGATCTGCGAGATCACCACCAGGATCACCGCGAGGGTCATCGCCAGCCAGGCCGGCATGAAGTCCTCGTAGATCATCACGAACTGGTGCACCGGCTCGTTCGCGACGCCCACGCTGTCGGCGACGTGCCCGATCAGGTATACCGCCAGGAACAGGCCGGCGATCTGCTTGAGCGCACCGAACACCACCCAGCCGGGTCCTGCGACGAGCACCGCGGTCCACCACTTGCGGTTGTTCTCCGGGGTCTTGGGCGGCATGAAGCGCAGGTAGTCGATCTGCTCGGCGATCTGCGCGATCAGCGACAGGCAGACACCGGCGCACAGCATGATCCCGGCCCAGCTGACGCCCTTGCCGAGCGGCTGGCCGTCGGAGTCCACACCGGAGAAGTTCAAGAAGTCGCTGACCGACCCGGGGTGCGCGGCGACCAGGTAGACGAACGGCCCGACCATCATGATCAGCCACAGCGGGGTGGTCCAGACCTGCAGCTTGGCGAGGGCCTTCATCCCGTAGATCACCAGCGGCAGCACCATCAGTGTGGAGACCAGGTAACCGATCCATAGCGGTATGCCGAGGCCGAGCTTCAGGCCCTGCGCCATGATCGAGCCCTCGAGGGCGAAGAAGATGAATGTGAACGACGCGAAGATCAGGTTGGTGACGACCGAGCCGTAGTAGCCGAATCCGCTGCCGCGGGTGATCAAATCGAGGTCGATGTTGTAGCGCGCCGCGTACACCGCCAGCGGAATACCGGTGATCACGATGACGACGGCGAACAGCAGGATGCCCCACAGCGCGTTACCGGTGCCGTGCGCGATGCCGATGTTCGCACCGATCGAGAAGTCCGCCAGGTAGGCGATGCCGCCCAGCGCCGACGTCGCCACCACCGCGGCGCTCCACTTGCGGTAGCTGCGCGGCGCGAACCGCAACGTGTAGTCCTCGAGCGTCTCTTTCAGCGCCTCGCGCTCGGCGAGGTCGACGGGCGACGATCCCGCCTCCCCGCGTACCAGTTGTTCGGTCATCTGACCCTCCCACTCGTGCCGGGTTACTCCCGGTGCACCGAATGTAGGAAGGCCTCATGCCGCGGCCGCGACGCCGGAGTTTCGGCCGTGTTTCGCGGGCGGCGGCCAGGTTACCGCTCGGAGTCGATCATCTCTCCGGGTCGACGGCGCCGCGCCGCAGCAGTACCGCCGCGGCGACCAGTGCCCACAGCGACAGCAGGATCCCGGTCAGCCAGAGGCCGAACGTCTCCAGGTCGGCGGATCCGACCGCCGCGACCACCCCACCCCACCCGAAGGCGTCGGCGCCGATCCCGGCCAGTTGGACGACGGCGACCGCGATCGCGACGAGGGCGGAGATGCCCGTCATGATCAGCGCGTACGGGATCACCCGGCGATCCGGTGCCGCCCCGGGCGACCACGCGTAGGCGCGCCGCATGACGGCGCCCTGCACCGTGTCGAGCAGCGACATCCCCGCAGCGAACAGGATCGGCAGCGTCATCACCGCCCACCACGGCACCTTCCCGACGGTGGCGGTGCCGGCGAGGGCCAGCAGCCCGATCTCGGTGGCGGTGTCGAAGCCGAGCCCGAACGCGAAGCCGACGCCGAACATGCGCGACGGCCGGTCGATCAGCGTCTCGAACCGGCGCAGCACCCACCACATCGGGCCGCCCTGGGCGGCGGCGTCGCCGGTCGCCCGGGCACGACGCGCCCGGCGCAGCGACCAGAGATTGATACCGGCGATGAGCAGCAGGAACAGCGACGACACCGCGGGCCCCCACACCCCGCTGAACGCATGCACCCCGGAGTCGTCGCTGGCGACGGCACGGGCGGCCGCGCCGATGCCCGCGGCGAGGGCGGTGCACAGCAGCACCACCACCGACGAGTGCCCGAGCGAGAACCACAGGCCGACCGTGGACGCCGGACGTCCGCGGCCGACGAGCCGCCGGGTGGTGTTGTCGATGGCGGCGATGTGGTCGGCGTCGAAGGCGTGGCGCATGCCGAGCACGTAGGCGCCGAGCCCGACGGCCAGCGCCGCACCGCCGCCGGCCGAGTAGTGCACCCCGGCGGGGGCGACGACCAGCAGGAGCAGACCCCAGCCGAGCAGGTTCAGCCCGATGATCACCGCGGCGGCCACCGGCCAGCCGGACAGCCGCAATGCCGCGTCGCGCCGCTCGTCGCGCCTCATGCCGGTCTCCCGTCGGTGAGTTCGGTGCGCCAGGCGTCCCAGACGGCGCCGAGCGGGCTGTCGTGCAGGTCGGCGCCGAGGTGCCGGGCCAGCGCCCCGGGCCCGTCCAGGGCCATCGCCCCGGCGAGGGCGGCCGGTCGCCGCCCGGCGAGCAGCACGGTGTCGATGATACGAGCGTCGCCGACGATCCCGGGCACCGGAGCGTCTCCGGCGATGTCGGTGTCCTCGACCAGCAGCGGCGCCTCGTCGTGGGTGACGGCGGTGCGCAGCCGGACCCGGCCGCCCCGTTCGCCGGAGCGTCCGAGCACCGTGGTCTCACGCAGCAGCGCGCACGCCCCGGCCGCCAGGGTGAGCGTCAGCGTCCGGGTGAGGTCGGCGCCGTCGGCGACGACGGTCTCCCGGCCCGGCCAGCTCAGGGCGGCATCGGCGGCCAGATCGACCGTCACCGTCCACGAGCAGGGCTCGGCCTGGCGGCCGGGTTCACCGCCGCCGTACGCGACCGTGCCGCCCACCTCGGTGATCTCCAGCAGGCACCCGGTTCCCACGACGATCCGCACGTCGAGGTGGTCGCCGCCGAGCAGCATCGCTCCCCCGGCGATCAGCGCCAGGTGCGCGGTGTCGCCGGTGCGCTCGATCAGCCGCGGCACCAGCACGGCCCCGGCGCCCGCCGCCATGGTGACGCGAGCCCGGCCCGGCGCCCGCTCCACCTCGACGATCGTCGGCGACGGCGTCGCGCGGTCAGCCATGGGTGTGGGTGTAACCGCCCTCGGGGTGGTCGTCGTCGGCGTGGAAGTGCGGCGCCATCGGCCCGGGGTCGATCGGTGTGTGCGCACCGGTGCGATGCGCGTCGATCAGGCCGAGGACCCAGGCCCGCAGCTGCACGATCGAGTCGGGTCGCTTCCGGGACAGCGCGAGCACCCGCCCGCCCTCGCGGGCCGCCTCCGCGTCGGCCACCATCTGCTCCACGTCGACCTCGACGTGCGGCGCGAGATCGGTCTTGTTCACCACCAGCAGGTCCGCGCGGGCGATGCCGGGGCCGCCCTTGCGGGCGACGTCGCCGCCGCCGGCGACGTCGAGCACGAAGATCTGCGCGTCGACGAGGGCCGGCGAGAAGGTGGCGGTGAGGTTGTCGCCGCCGGATTCGATGAGCACCAGGTCGAGCGGCGCGAAGTCGCGCTCGAGGTCTTCGACGGCGATCAGGTTGGCCGTGACGTCGTCGCGGATGGCGGTGTGCGGGCAGGCCCCGGTCTCCACCGCGCGGATGCGGTCGGGGTGCAGGACGCCCGCGGATTTGAGGAAGCGGGCGTCCTCGTCGGTGTAGATGTCGTTGGTGATCACCCCGATCCGCAGGTCGTCGGCGAGGGAGCGGCACACCGTCGCAATCAACGACGACTTGCCGGTGCCGACGGGCCCGGCCACCCCCAGACGCAATGCGCGCCCAGCTGACTGCGCAGATGATTCAGGCACGGAACAACCTCCGATCCGATGTGGCGTGGGCCTGCGCCCACTCTTCCGATTGCGGAGCACTGGCCGCGGGGATCGCGGCCGACTCGGTCAGTGCGGCGAGGCCGGCGACGCGCGGTTCCGCGGCCGCGCACGCGTCCATGATCCAGCCGCTGACCTCGGCCGGGTCGCGGGGTTCGAGTTTCAGCAGCGCCGCCGCCGCGCCGGCCGCCTCGTCGTAGATCACCAGGCGCACCAGGTCTTCTGGCGACAGGCCGAGTTCGACGGCCATCGCCCCGAGCACCACCGCGCGGCACGGGCGGTCGAGCCCTTCGGCTCCGCTCAGGAACCACCGGTCGAGCGCCGCCAGCGCGGGCGACTCGGGCCACAGCCGCCGCGCCAGCCTGCGGTAGCCCCGGGCGAGTTCGCGGGAGGCATCACGGAGCGCGGGCGACGGAGTCCGCGCCGCCCACGCCTTCTCGACCGCGAGCAGGCCAGACACACTCGACTCAGCCCCCTGAGCCGCCGACGAAGGAGGCGTGT
The nucleotide sequence above comes from Gordonia sp. PP30. Encoded proteins:
- the rpsE gene encoding 30S ribosomal protein S5, with protein sequence MPGRQRDGGNGPAGANNSNDNRGGGERRGRGDRRDNRGGRGEREERNHLERVVTINRVSKVVKGGRRFSFTALVVVGDGQGMVGVGYGKAKEVPAAIQKGVEEARKSFFRVPMIGGTVTHPVQGEAAAGVVMLRPASPGTGVIAGGAVRAVLECAGVTDVLAKSLGSDNAINVVHATVEALKSLQQPEEVAARRGLPVEDVAPAGMLRARAAAAAAATEGA
- the rplR gene encoding 50S ribosomal protein L18, encoding MSEATVRKPIGKDVSTRRRTATNRRHFRLRKKVNGTAERPRLAVKRSSRHIHVQVIDDLTGHTLAAASSIEADVRAAGGDKSAQAAKVGELVAQRAKAAGIDTVVFDRGGKAYHGRIAALADAAREGGLAF
- the rplF gene encoding 50S ribosomal protein L6, with translation MSRIGKNPIEIPAGVEVNIDGQDVKVKGPKGELNLSVTEPIAVAVEENAIVVTRPNDERRNRALHGLNRSLIANLVEGVTKGYTTKMEIFGVGYRVQAKGKDLEFALGYSHPVPIEAPEGITFAVESPTKFSVSGIDKQQVGQISANIRRLRRPDPYKGKGIRYEGEQIRRKVGKTGK
- the rpsH gene encoding 30S ribosomal protein S8 translates to MTMTDPIADFLTRLRNANSAYHDEVSLPSSKIKVNIAEILKREGYITDYKVEDAEVGKKLTVTLKYGPSRERSIAGLRRVSKPGLRVYAKSTNLPKVLGGLGVAIISTSSGLLTDRQAANQGVGGEVLAYVW
- a CDS encoding type IV toxin-antitoxin system AbiEi family antitoxin domain-containing protein, which translates into the protein MTVTTEPALDPTPTDEPAYATALAELLGRQEGVATRAQLLAAGVPASYLRRKLRRGEWTARHHGVYVTHNGPLTWVQRAWAATLATSPSALSHECAIRAAGGPIGAARDDAPIHLAVADHRHLPARDGMVVHYRGKLGARALLDAAPPRLRVEHAYLELAAEATDETTAIAHLTAAVQSRLTRADKLLAALESRPTLPRRAFLRSVLGDVAKGTCSVLEHAYLTGVERAHGLPEPVRQAPTGTGRPGFRDLDYPEWGLIIELDGRLGHDDSVARTRDFERDLDAAVGARRRTVRLCYAQATTSACATAVKIGALLRQGGWPGTPAPCTSKTCPARS
- a CDS encoding high-affinity nickel-transport protein, which gives rise to MRRDERRDAALRLSGWPVAAAVIIGLNLLGWGLLLLVVAPAGVHYSAGGGAALAVGLGAYVLGMRHAFDADHIAAIDNTTRRLVGRGRPASTVGLWFSLGHSSVVVLLCTALAAGIGAAARAVASDDSGVHAFSGVWGPAVSSLFLLLIAGINLWSLRRARRARATGDAAAQGGPMWWVLRRFETLIDRPSRMFGVGFAFGLGFDTATEIGLLALAGTATVGKVPWWAVMTLPILFAAGMSLLDTVQGAVMRRAYAWSPGAAPDRRVIPYALIMTGISALVAIAVAVVQLAGIGADAFGWGGVVAAVGSADLETFGLWLTGILLSLWALVAAAVLLRRGAVDPER
- a CDS encoding urease accessory protein UreD is translated as MADRATPSPTIVEVERAPGRARVTMAAGAGAVLVPRLIERTGDTAHLALIAGGAMLLGGDHLDVRIVVGTGCLLEITEVGGTVAYGGGEPGRQAEPCSWTVTVDLAADAALSWPGRETVVADGADLTRTLTLTLAAGACALLRETTVLGRSGERGGRVRLRTAVTHDEAPLLVEDTDIAGDAPVPGIVGDARIIDTVLLAGRRPAALAGAMALDGPGALARHLGADLHDSPLGAVWDAWRTELTDGRPA
- the ureG gene encoding urease accessory protein UreG; the encoded protein is MPESSAQSAGRALRLGVAGPVGTGKSSLIATVCRSLADDLRIGVITNDIYTDEDARFLKSAGVLHPDRIRAVETGACPHTAIRDDVTANLIAVEDLERDFAPLDLVLIESGGDNLTATFSPALVDAQIFVLDVAGGGDVARKGGPGIARADLLVVNKTDLAPHVEVDVEQMVADAEAAREGGRVLALSRKRPDSIVQLRAWVLGLIDAHRTGAHTPIDPGPMAPHFHADDDHPEGGYTHTHG
- a CDS encoding urease accessory UreF family protein, translating into MTFAAMLLADARLPTGGHAYSSGVEPALRGGLAAERVRELMLGRAVTTSCVEAGTAVVARHLLVPFDTPPSSAAQGAESSVSGLLAVEKAWAARTPSPALRDASRELARGYRRLARRLWPESPALAALDRWFLSGAEGLDRPCRAVVLGAMAVELGLSPEDLVRLVIYDEAAGAAAALLKLEPRDPAEVSGWIMDACAAAEPRVAGLAALTESAAIPAASAPQSEEWAQAHATSDRRLFRA